The DNA region AAAAGACTTGTACTGAATCCAGGTAAGATCTACACAGCTTCCGCTATAGCACTGACTACAGGCAACAGCATGGTGCTAGTGCTAGCAGTGCTGATTAGAATGCTGCTTCTACAGGATACAAAAAAGTCATTTGCAGTTATCTGGTAATTCCCAGAAAGACAAGAGTGCTGACTCTTTTGGAGTCCTGATCCTACCTGCTGAAGTCAGTACTTCTAATCTGTTTACGTTTTCCTTCCTCAGTGTCTAATTGGCATTGTTACTGTGGTTCCTTCTCAGCCATTCTGCCAAAGAATCATTTCTGGGGTGGATGAAATGCTTCTTCCCATTCAAGGACATTTCAGGTAATCAAATCCAATTTGGATTAATTGCGATGTTTTTCAGTCCAAAGTAAAAGTTGAGGGGGTCTGGAGCAAAATCCAGACACTGAAAAAGATCAGCTGTCTcactttaaagcttttctttgatGCGGATTGCTTAGGATGATATATCATGGATACTACATCTTCCTATCCTCCAGCTTTTCCATGATGGCCTTGAATATTTATGGATCCCAGCATTCcataatgctttctttaaaaactggGCTGCTCCAAGCAGTCccacttgtgtttttctcctcatGAAGAGCAGGCTCCTCCTTAGGTATGCCTTAGGAGGGACAGGGTTTGCAGCTGTATGTTGAGGGGCTGATTTGGAAGAAAACATATCTCCTTGCTCAAAGAACTTTAACCCTTGCAAAACCAAATACCAGATGGGATTTATACAACACATCCCTGTTACTGCAAGACAAAGTGTACTGGTTCACACCAAATTAATTCTACAGCTCTGAAATTAACTCAGTATAAGCAGTTACTCCAGGCAAGGCAGGTGCAGACATAACTTTGCGCTTCATTATTGGAAATTCAATGCCATCTCTAAATTTGTTTATGCCCTACCAAATTCATTAAATCAATCCAAGAAGTTAATTTCAGTTACTCTGGTCCAAATTAGGCAACATCTTTGAACACCTTTCACTGCTTTCATGAAACTGCTAGTGGTGTAAAGTTCTATGTGCGCATTGAGTTTCTTGCTAGATGAGGCTCCATCAGCAGAGTTTTCATTTAACCAACCTTGCAGAGGACAAACCTTGGTTTCTCTGGGCAGAGATGTACATGACCCAGTACTGAATGGCTTGATCCATCTCAAGTTTTAAGCACATCTTTTATGTTTTGTAGTATTAGCTTCTCTTTCTTGTATCACCTTATCACTCATCTGACTTTCCAGAGCACACAGCCCTGCAACTACCCATGCTGCCCATACAGAAATTGCTAATTGTGGTTTATTTGTTCATGTGTGAAATCTACTggggacaggaaaggcaggatgGTCGCCTTGTTAACAAAATACCTCCAGTATAAGGGTTTGTGATACAATTTCTCACTTGAAGTTGTTAACTCTTTGTCTTGGCTTATCACCTGCTAGCCTCAGTTCACACCTCTTCTGACTAAGGCACAGGGCTCACCAGTCCTACAATGAACACTGACTAATTCTCCCCCATCCAGTAACCACTATGTTGCCGATTCACTCCTCTTCTGATCTCTGGGtttcaaaataacattatttataCTTCAGCTGGAGATTGCCAAACACTATACTATATTATCTTTCTCTCCCACAGATGGAAATAGTAAAACTTGAGAAAATTAAGTAAATCCATGAAGAACGCTGCTGATGAATGGCTTACCAGTTCTGCCTCCCAGCCCACTGCTCTACCAGCCTCATGCGACAGGAAGAAAAGCCACAAGGCCTCAATACCCCAGACCATCGCTCTGTCGGCTGCACTGCCCTGCACTCCTATCCTTAAGACCTGGCTCTTGCTCTGGCATGCTAGAAGGCTGGCACTGCAGTTTCAAGCTGCTCCAAGGATAAACTGAACCATGCCAGCCCCTCACCACCTTGCTCTTGCAAGCTGTCTGACTGACAGCGGATTGCAAACACAGTCATTTTGATCCATCACACTCCATGTTAAAAACTATTCCGGCTCCATGTTTTTTGCTGAAATCTGACTTGCCTCGGTGCATCTTGTCCCAACACAGTGCATCCTTCTCACATTGTCCTAGAGCCAACCAAGGATTCATGTGcttgatttttacttttgaaattcaGGACTGTTCACCAAAGAACTCCAGAGGCTTTCTGGAGAAAACTCTGATCCCTGCAAAGTTGGGGAATGGTGGTACAAAAGCAGTTTGAAAGCGGCAAGTGAACTTTTGAGAAAGGAAAGTACTTGGTTGAGTTGTTTGaggttcttggggttttttgtttgtttgcttgcttgctttgctaTCTATAGTCAAACAACACTTTTGGAAAATCATACATTTCTGAAAGATTTGTCACCCAAGTTGCCTTTTTCAGAGATGAAAGAATCCATGCAGGTGTCTAACAGGTCaccttcaaaaaaccccaaacacccaaaaAGCCAGAAACCCAGAATTTTCTCATGTGGAAAGCtagtaacaaaaattaaaataaatcctcaATTCATCATACAGAGATCCAAgccatgctttttttaaaacaaatttgcaAATTATGCTTAAGTGACTCTTCCAAAGTGACACAGCAAGTCAGTGGTAAACTAACCATATAGCTGCTGTGCACAGTCATATGTCTATTCTGAGGTACACAATGATGTAAAATCcagattgttctttttttaatattcatccTATAGTCCTAATTACAGGATAAGTTATTGGTCTTAGTAAGTTAAGTTTATTGTAAACGTTCTTCAATTATGTGCCAGTATTATGAGACAAATAATTTATTCCAGGATAATATTAGGACACTTTCTTTAGCTGGACAATTGCTATTTCCATCATTCTGTGGATTAACCCTGAAGAAcaagagtaaaaaaaaccacagtatcCTCTGGGATACATCCTGCTATTTCAAGCATGCCTTCCAAACGGACAGACCCAATTTACTTGGTGTAAAAAACTTTCCAGACAAATGGACGGCAATGTTCTTCTTCAGGTATGTACTAAACCAGCACAAAATCGATGCTGCCAGCTCATCAGGAACTACTATTGTCTCTAAATAAGTCTAACAGATCTACTCAACCAGTACCTTCTTGCTTTAACTGAACATTTCTTCTTCTGGGAGCCAACTGGATTTCTTGGCTCTGGGAATGGGGTTCATAATGGACATGAAAATACAACTTTGGTTTTGTCTTGAAGACAGTTTGTCATTTTTTCTCTCCTATCAAAACACAGGTCCAATATTGTCTATAGGGAAAAAATATATTGGCAGTTTAGATAAATGAGAATATGTATGCTACTACCAGTCTGACAACGCGCACTGACTCCCACAGAATAGCACGGCAAGAGTTCCTTTTTCCACCTACATTGGTGACACTACATCCCAGCTTACATAATTATGCAGCACCAACTACCAACACATCTATGGTCTGTTTctacagaaagagacagaaatgaGGTAATACACAGTTGAAAACCAGGGTTTTTTAATCTCATAGTCACTCAAGAAGGCTTTGAAATATACAGGAGCTTTCTGTAACCAAGGATTGATCAAAGAATGAGAATTAAAATACTTAGATTCCATGGAAACTGTTCTGAGTTTTGCCAGGGTCACCTTTCTTCTGCCCCATAAAGTCTGGAGCGGATGCCATCACTGCAGTGCATCACCATGTTCCCACTGAAAGCAACTGCAAAATTCTCATAAGGGTTCAACAAATACAGCGATTTCAGTGGCAGACAAGGACACTCAGACACTCACACAGCTGAGTCTGCACCTTTCATATTGCATGGGAGGACTATCCTCTAATTCACTGTATGGGACCATTCTCAAGATACGATCTGAACAAAAACAGTAATGCAGTTACATTTATTACATTGTCAGTGTGCCTCCCACATAGGAGGGTTTGTCCTGAATCCTTAGGCGAAAATTTCTCTTTACACCCACTGTCACACATGGTGCCCTGCAGTGCTGGTCTAAATGGGTTTGTGTCTGTCATTCATAAAGGTAACATCTACACCTATTGAAACTGAAAGATGCTTTGGCTCTACGCTTACAGAGCACATCAGGAGTTTTTAGGAGGAAAGCTCCAAGCGAAGCATGGTATTATACTAAGAAACAGCCTTGCTTGGGTATTAGACAAACAGATGTCTTCAGCTACTGTAGGACCTGGCCACTGGCAGGAAATAATTCTGCGAGTGGTGCTTGGACAGATTTCAAGAGCTGAAGCATAGCAGGCTGATTACCGGTTCTCACCTTTCAATCTGAGACCAACTGGGAGaggtcagagctgctgctgacaggCCAGACATATGGAATTAATTTAAGGGTCTGGCAAACACCTTCACCAAAATATGCTGAAAATTCTGCTATTGAAAGTAGCTCAGCAAGCCGAGTTCATTATTCCACTTGAATCACAAAGTTCTCCCTTGCTATAGGTATTGTTGCAGCATAGAGCTAAGCAAAATCTGTAAAACTGATGTGAGCAGCAAGACACACACCCGGGACCTGGCCACTTGggttccctgctgctgcagggagatcACTGCCTGAAGCTGCACTAGCCAGGTCAGGGCTGTGCACGGCGTGCCCACACTGCTCTGCTGGCACGGAGCCTGTGAGCAGGATGCTCTGTATTGCGCTAGCCAGCAAACCACACTAACTTTATCTACAACTTAGAAAATGCTGCAGTAAAGGTGTAGAGTCACAGGCTGCTTCAGCAGTTGCCAGGGGCATAACACATGAGGATACAAGTTTGTGCAGCCACCATCACACCCCATATCGCAGCACTGTCACTGTGCTGAAAAGACCTTGCAGGGTGCCAGCTACTGCAGAAGTGCAAACATGCCCTAGTGGCTCTCTCTGCTTTAGCTTACTTTTAAGTTCTCATCAAAGAAGCCATTTCACAGAAACTTTCTCCAGTATGTTTATGACCCAAATTCCAtggttttaattctgtattttcagaCTTGAATCACAAGTTAGAAATAAACTGATGGAATAAAACCCACACCTTCCTTCTCCAAgacacactctcacacacacatatttctCACATGAAAGCAAAGCGACGCTTTAGAAGGCTTAACAGCAAGAGCAGTGCTTCAGGCATCCTGCCTGTTAGTAAAATGTCACAGTGGAATCAGAACGTAcgtaggaaaacaaaaacaaacagtgtTCTCGCCAGCACGCGCTGCAACTGCGGAAGAACAAGCTGCAGGGACAAGTTGTGTTTACATTTATAAATCCAACGCTGGAAACAGGTAAAGACTATGGGATTTGAAGAAGAGAGGAGGTGGGAAGCGTGCCTCTCCAGCTTCACACAGGTCATACTTTGTCATACTGATGCAGTCATGGCCACGGAAGGTATTTAGGGAggcctgtctctctctctttctctgccttctgaaaaaaaaattcgGCAGctagttttttatttaaaaatcagctctAGTGCTGGAAACATGCCAGAGACAATAGCCAGAAGACCAAGGAAATTCAGTACTTttaataacaaggaaaaaaaaaaaggaaacggCCACCCATGGTTTGCCACCCAAAGGCAGGTGGATTCTCGCGGCAGTCACGCTCACGCACCGTGTAAGTGCGCAGCTGGCAGAGCACGTTGACCGCTCAGCCAGAGACCTGGGCAGCGGGACCGGGGCCGTGCTCAGTACCGCACCGGGGCCATGCTCAGCACCGCACCGCGGCCACGGCCTAGCAGCGGCCTTGGGACCTGCGACTGCCACCGACAGCCTCCTTCTGTCAACGCTCCACACGGAACACCTAACTGACCGGAGCTGGGCAGGCTATTCGCACGgacccttcctcctttcccttcattttctggtTACAGCTGCCTATTTACTCCCCCTCGGCGCAAAACTCCACCTCGCCGTTTTCTCACAGCCAGGCGTCAAACACAGATCTGCTCTCCCGGCGGGAACGTTTCCCGGGCGACAGGCAGCTTCCTTAAGGAGCCTGGGCACGAACGAGCTCCTCCGCACCGCCGCCCTTCGCTCCGTAGGCGGCGCTCTGGGCCGCtcccccggcggggccgggctggggccggggccggggccgggccgagcccccCCGCGCTCCGCTCCCCCGGTGGGGGACACCCCCATCGGGCAGCAGGGGGCGCTGCCGCCAGCGCGCAGGCGCGGGCGCGGCTCCCGGCCCGGAAGCGGAAggggcgggccgcggcggcggcggcagagcgCGCTGTTGTCTGTGCCGGCGGCGGGAGGCTCCGGTGCTGCGCggtgcggcccggcccggcccggcccggcggtcACCGTCCGCCGGCGTCTCTCGGCTGCGCGGCATGGCGGAAGCGGAGGCGGTCGGCGGCGCGGGggaggccccggccccggccgagGGGGGCGCGGAGCTCACGGCCGTTATCGGCGCCACCGTGCCCACGGGCTTCGAGCTGACGGCGGCCGAGGAGGTGCAGGAGAAGCTGGGCTCGGCCTCCAGGATCAGCAGGGACCGGGGGAAGATCTACTTCGAGGTCCCGGCCCGGGGCCTGCCGCAGGTccgcgcgggcgggcggcccgctccgctcccttccccgctcccctccccgccgaccccggcccgctccccgctggcccggggccgcggccggcggccTTGCTGCCCTGGCTGTGACTAGACTAGCGGTGGTTTTAACGCAAAGGACAGGATCTTAGCCCACCGCGAGCGAAATAGTTTCGTTTTAAAGGCATTCGTTATGAAAAAACACTTGGAAACCCTGCCTCGGCTGTCCTGCCTTCGAGAGCTATATCCAGGCTTATTGTGGTTTTGCAAGGGTAGATGAAGCCAGAGGTGGGGAGCTTAAGTCCGCACAAGGAAGTCTTCCTTCTGGCTTTGCACGTAAAGTGATAATCCCCATATAAACGAAAAAAGTGGAAAAACGCAGTCTTCTAAATCTGGATGTAAGATTACAACATTCTAATTATAATGAACACGGAGTTCCCTGGACATGTGTGGTTAGTAACGTGCCGCTGTGGTTTCTCATTTCTTCTAGGTCCATCGCCTAAGGTCAGTGGAtaatttatttgttgttgttcaggAGTTCAAAGACTatcaatttaaagaaaataaggtGAGTTACTCATCGTTTTTCAATCAGTTCTGGGGTTTggagtgttttttttaattcaagacgAGTTTCAGAAAGTACTCTGTTTCATGAACAAGttgtctttattattttatttgtgatATTATCCCAGTTCCTCTGTACTGGCTTGTAAAATGGAAGTGCAGTCGCGTTGTCTAACATAATTTCTTCAGTTAAATATGCTGTGTAGGCAAAATCTAGGATCAGAGCCGATACCATGCTTGTAGGTCACACTTAGACTGAAGTATCACTTCAGTTGCTTATTTTAGCATTAGCTCTTTATTTGATGAGACAAATGATGAAATACTACGGGTCCTGTGACTTTTAAGTGCAGTTCTGTTTAGTTATGGCAAAAATCTCACAAAAAGCTGTAAGCTTCGCTTAAATGTATAGTGGGTTACATGTTTAGGAAACTAATTTGAGAGACTTAAAAAAAGGATAGTTTTTAAAGAGATGGAATGACTTCAAAGCacaactttttttgtcttttaaaggaAGATGCTCTAAAGGATTTGGAAGATTTGGTTAAAAAACTGCCTTGGACCGATCCATTGAAAGTTTGGGAGCTGAACaacagcttaaaaaagaaaaagacaaaacgcAAAAAACATAATCTGCAGAGTACTGCAAGCAAAGAGAAGTTGAATGAGGATGGACAAGGGGAAGGAACAGATCAAAAAGACGCTAGTAAACAGGAGGGCTGTGCCCAAAACGCTGCAGGTGTAGAACCTGCTAGCGGCCAGGATACAGAAAAGACACAAGGAGTGGCATCCCaaaatggggaagaggaggaggaggaggataatGAACAAGCAGATGCTAAAGACGAATTGCAGGCGGGTTCTGGGAGTGAGACCAAGGTTGGTGACAGTAAGACAAGCGAAGGAGAGGCGAAGGTGTTGAAGTTCCGTGTTACGTGCAACAGAGCAGGAGACAAGCACAGTTTCACGTCAAACGAGGCTGCGAGAGACTTCGGTGGAGCTGTGCAGGAGCACTTCCAGTGGAAAGCTGACATGACTAACTTTGATGTAGAGGTATAGTGTTGTGCCTTGGAAGTACATTTCTATGTACTGCATTTCTATTGTAAAAATTCTTAGTTCTTAATGCTGGCGCTTAGAGATCTCCAAAATGCCTTCAAAAGATGACTCTGGAACTAAAAACTGGTAACGCTGAAATTACAGCCTCCTCAGAAGCATTCCTTTCACTGACGCATTATGTGTGTCCTCAGATCTCACCACTTGCTACTGCTTTGGCTATCCATAATAATAATCATCTCTTTTGTGGCCCAGTGTGGGcacccctcctcttcctcgggtCCCTCTTTTGCTCTGCAAGCACTGTTGTTCTTCTCCTCAGGTTAACTGATTACCACTACACCCAATGCAGCTGAGCTGGTGCTCAAAAGTTTTCTGCTCTCCCTCAACCACAGCAAAAGCACTGGTACTGAGTGTTACCTCCTCCTATAGCATTTGGTCTCATTCATATTTAAGTATAATGTAGGTGCCTTCTGCTTTACCTTTACCCTCATTAAATCTTTCCTTAATCCATTGGTTTATATCGGTGTAAGAAGTTAACAGAAGATATTCCCTCTAGAAGCTGTAGTTTTATGGGTGAAGGGGACAAAAAGGGTTAACATTAACTGTCCAGTGTTTATTTTTTATCatagggaaagcagagatttggAAAAGACGACCAACAGATGTGGTCCATCAATGGCGCAGGACCACCATTTCTGAGGGGCAGAAAAACTGACTTTTTCTTGCAAGTCTATTAAGGGCTGGCCCACTGTCCTGTAACAATATTTTCACCTTCCAAATTAGCATGGTGGAGGGACCAGGAATatgatttttattgctgttttgcaAATGCTTCACTGTGACTTGCAGGACTTACCCGACTTCTCCCCCATACttataaaagaaaacttctttaaaaGCATAATGGTTACAGCACTTTTTGAAGTCTTGTGTAAAAGATTCTGTGTGAATGAGAAAATGCTCGTTCTCATTCTGTGTGAATGAGAAAATGTGTGAATGCTCTCCTGAATTTTGTCCATTGTTGCCATTAAAATGGTGCATTGCTTTTCTTCCAAGGATGCTCTTTTACACctatttcctgttttttttaaattaccatccAAGATTCTCATAAATACCTACCAGGCATACTATGGAAAACTTCTATTACTCCTGAAATTTAGTTCAAGTTTTTTCTTTAGGTTCTTCTGAATATTCACAATAATGAAGTAGTTGTGGGTATTGCATTAACTGAAGAGAGTCTTCACAGAAGAAATATTACACATTTTGGACCCACAACTCTTCGTTCAACTCTTGCTTATGGCATGCTTAGGTCAGTGCGATTGCATAGTATTATATTATTCTCAGTTAACAagtcattttgtttcagaaattagATCCTTCATCCCCCCCCACTGCTTCCTCAAAAGCCATTTCTGTTAattcttggaaaaagaaaaaaaaaaagaaaaaaaaaaaaaataaagcatagttGCTGAAACAGTGTTCTTCGTAATTAACAGTGGATGTTTTCCGGCTAGTAAATGTTTTCAGTGTTAAccagttttcaaaatactgtatcACGTTCTTGAAAGTATTTCACTGTATTGCTGCTTATAAAATGCTAATtaatgaatggaaaaaataatcacatagaAGTTTTTTTGTTAGAAGGGTAGAATTGGAGTGATTAAAATagttcagttttccttccttaaGGAAATTCACGTGTTTGagactttttctcttttgtcaccatatctttttttttctgtttgtcagaCTCTGTGATCCACAGCCAACGGATATCATAGTTGATCCCATGTGTGGTACAGGTGCAATACCAATAGAGGtgattcttcctttattttttgacTTAATAAAACTTGACAGTATCTGCAACTGACTAATACGTGTAAGTTTTCTTGGTTATAACTGAATAGCGAACTCCAAAAGTATCTCACCAACTTTTAAACAGATACAAACACACTTTTTGTAAATGACCTCATTTTCCTTCCTAAAGCTGTAGCAGGAAGAAACTAGAACCAGAAGTATTTTGAGCTTTTAAGGTGCATAATACCTCTAACAGGTATCTGTTACGGAATTTTAAAATCATTGACATCCACTTCCAGTTGCTTTGTTGTATTCTGTCATATTTGAGTAattctatttgttttgttttgaattaagCAGTGTTGATGCTAGTGTTGCTTATTATCAATATTTCCACCCCAGGGAGCTACAGAATGGCCTAGCTGCTACCATATTGCTGGTGATAACAACCCACAAGCTGTAAAAAGAGCAGCAAACAACATCTGTTCTTTactaaagaaaaatgagaataagGAAAGGTGAGAAGAGTAccagtgattttcttttcctgcagtatTGTATGTAAAGAAATCCATTTTGCATTGATGCATCTCACTATCTTATTTGTATTTTCCTGTTCATTCTTTTGCTAACATTCTAGACCtcctcaatttaaaaatattctcagtAAATCATGTCTGAGATAAGTGTCTTTGCACTTGCAGCAGTACTTCCCTGGGCATACCCTTAGACATCATTCAGTGGGATATTTGCAACCTCCCTTTGCGGACTGGTTCTGTGGACATTATTGTGACAGACATGCCATTTGGAAAGAGGTGAGGTATCGCTGGTAAAGTTACTGCGCTTAACTGCCACTACTGCATGTGCTTGCCTGTCCAGGGTTAGGGTTCTCTCTGGCTAGCCTAATTAAGAAGTATTAATGTACTCCATATTAAAAATGCAGGACAAAATTAATAGTGAATGTGGTCCTGAATGAACTAATCCATGCCTGAAAGACCAACAACTGTTAACTATTTTTCAATGATCACAAAGGCGATCCTAATTTATTTTGCAGGATAGGGTCAAAGAAGAAGAACTGGGATCTCTATCCAGCCTGCCTTATGGAGATGGGCAGGATCTGCAcaccagggacaggcagggctgcgcTGCTTACGCAGGACAAGAAATGCTTTGCCAAGGTATGTTCTGAGAGAAAATCAAACTTATTTACACTTGAAAATATATcgaggaaaaaaattgtaagctGACTTCATTACAGAAGATgatctatttttaaagcaataataaGTAAcatttaaatgcagttttagacCTGAAGAGTCATTTGACATTGCCATCAGATGAGATTTAGAATaatcaaaaataatttcaaaagcaaatttacCCTTATTGTCTTGTCTTGAAGCTGCCACCACTCTTTGGCTGTTTTTTTGGATTGCAGGCCTTGTCACGAATGGGACACATCTGGCGCAAAGGTCAGACCGTATGGGTGAATGTAGGGGGACTTCATGCTGCAGTGTACCTTCTGAAACGCACCtgggaaagagcagaagaaaaaaggtcaTTCTGGTAACCTGCATGGAAGAAGACAAGACACACCTCTGGAATTTGTTGAATAGCAGTCTGGTAAAGCAGACATCTGAGACCATAAGTCTGACAATTcctgagggggggaaaaaaacccaaacaaacaacaaaccacctaTGTAGAAATTGTAACATGAATATTAAACCAGGGATCAACTTGAGACCTACTAGTTATACTATGTGTTCTGAAACATTGTTATTTAAATCACCTCTTTCCTCCCTGCCACCCAAACTGAAATTCAGTAGTGGAATTAGCAATGCTTTCCTTTGCCTGAGTCTTCTTTACTGTGtccactgtatttttcatttaaatgttcaTTTCCTCTGCTTATAGTAGAAAACATGTTGAGGCAGCTTTGGAGGTAACAGTTAATTTATTTCCCAAACTGTAGAAATTGTATATGTATCTTAAAATGACTAACAGGACTACTAAGA from Accipiter gentilis chromosome 23, bAccGen1.1, whole genome shotgun sequence includes:
- the THUMPD3 gene encoding tRNA (guanine(6)-N2)-methyltransferase THUMP3, with protein sequence MAEAEAVGGAGEAPAPAEGGAELTAVIGATVPTGFELTAAEEVQEKLGSASRISRDRGKIYFEVPARGLPQVHRLRSVDNLFVVVQEFKDYQFKENKEDALKDLEDLVKKLPWTDPLKVWELNNSLKKKKTKRKKHNLQSTASKEKLNEDGQGEGTDQKDASKQEGCAQNAAGVEPASGQDTEKTQGVASQNGEEEEEEDNEQADAKDELQAGSGSETKVGDSKTSEGEAKVLKFRVTCNRAGDKHSFTSNEAARDFGGAVQEHFQWKADMTNFDVEVLLNIHNNEVVVGIALTEESLHRRNITHFGPTTLRSTLAYGMLRLCDPQPTDIIVDPMCGTGAIPIEGATEWPSCYHIAGDNNPQAVKRAANNICSLLKKNENKESSTSLGIPLDIIQWDICNLPLRTGSVDIIVTDMPFGKRIGSKKKNWDLYPACLMEMGRICTPGTGRAALLTQDKKCFAKALSRMGHIWRKGQTVWVNVGGLHAAVYLLKRTWERAEEKRSFW